In Streptomyces sp. NBC_01408, one DNA window encodes the following:
- a CDS encoding sensor histidine kinase encodes MRAGLGGLLGARARLRWVHLILGGALLMPYFLLTQVGVGMVAGGVNALNSFPLALAAYAAALPLAAATAVFGLVRPLSVTAVRAMCGVPGDRLAEGPARSWAARGRTSAWWTLHLGVGALVSGLTLAVPPMGVVLIALPFVSGLQEARLGLGWFSTGAQPYVAPLLGIGLLAGLALCAAGAAALLARLAPVLLGPTAADRLAAAEERAADLAVRNRLARELHDAVGHALSAVTLQAVAARRVLERDPEFVREALAAIEDTTRRTVGELDAVLGLLRDGDPARPDAAFAPTLAADLDGLLARTRAAGTTVTAHQDPGPAGNWAQLPEIVSREAYRIVQEGLSNALRHGSGPVELRISVRGGEGSGHPVPTDRREHPEQRELEISMTNPPAAPEAREARTTGGRGLRGAAERAALLGGRVEAGPYEGRWRLRAVLPLAGGKR; translated from the coding sequence ATGCGTGCGGGCCTGGGCGGGTTGCTGGGGGCGCGGGCCAGGCTGCGCTGGGTCCACCTGATACTCGGCGGGGCCCTGCTGATGCCGTACTTCCTCCTCACCCAGGTGGGGGTCGGAATGGTGGCCGGCGGGGTCAACGCCCTCAACTCCTTCCCGCTGGCCCTCGCCGCCTACGCGGCCGCCCTGCCGCTCGCCGCGGCCACCGCCGTCTTCGGACTGGTACGGCCGCTGTCGGTGACGGCCGTCCGGGCCATGTGCGGGGTGCCGGGGGACCGGTTGGCCGAGGGGCCGGCGAGGTCCTGGGCCGCCCGGGGCCGGACCTCCGCCTGGTGGACCCTGCACCTCGGGGTCGGCGCCCTGGTCAGCGGGCTCACGCTCGCGGTGCCGCCCATGGGGGTCGTGTTGATCGCGCTCCCGTTCGTGAGCGGGCTGCAGGAGGCCCGGCTGGGGCTCGGCTGGTTCTCCACCGGCGCCCAGCCGTACGTGGCACCGCTGCTCGGGATCGGCCTGCTGGCGGGGCTGGCGCTCTGCGCCGCCGGGGCCGCGGCGCTGCTGGCCCGGCTGGCCCCCGTACTGCTGGGCCCGACTGCGGCGGACCGGTTGGCGGCGGCCGAGGAGCGGGCCGCCGACCTGGCCGTGCGCAACCGGCTGGCCCGGGAGCTGCACGACGCGGTCGGGCACGCGCTGAGCGCCGTCACCCTCCAGGCGGTCGCCGCCCGGCGGGTGCTGGAGCGCGACCCCGAGTTCGTCCGGGAGGCACTGGCCGCGATCGAGGACACCACCCGGCGGACGGTGGGCGAGCTGGACGCCGTGCTGGGCCTGCTGCGGGACGGGGACCCGGCCCGGCCGGACGCCGCGTTCGCGCCGACGCTGGCCGCCGACCTCGACGGGCTGCTGGCACGTACCCGGGCGGCGGGCACCACCGTCACCGCCCACCAGGACCCCGGGCCCGCCGGGAACTGGGCGCAGCTCCCGGAGATCGTCTCCCGCGAGGCGTACCGGATCGTCCAGGAGGGCCTCAGCAACGCCCTGCGGCACGGCTCGGGCCCCGTGGAACTGCGGATATCCGTACGGGGCGGAGAGGGCAGCGGCCACCCCGTACCCACTGACCGGCGCGAACACCCTGAACAGCGTGAACTGGAGATCAGCATGACCAACCCACCGGCCGCACCCGAAGCCCGGGAGGCCCGCACCACCGGGGGCCGCGGGCTGCGCGGCGCGGCGGAACGGGCCGCGCTGCTCGGCGGCCGCGTCGAGGCGGGCCCGTACGAGGGCCGCTGGCGGCTGCGGGCCGTCCTCCCGCTCGCCGGGGGCAAGCGGTGA
- a CDS encoding response regulator transcription factor — MTPAGAAPRPPLRIVLCDDERMVRTALRVILDAEPDLEVVGEAATGAEAVPLVRSLAPDVVLMDVRMPEIDGIRATEQILATMAEPPRIVVVTTFENDDYVYDALRAGASGFLLKRAEPDELTGAVRLVARGDSLLFPAAVRSLASARAEAARPAAAPWVARLTDREAEVLRLMAAGLSNQEMSGSLGVGAQTVKTHVASVLAKTGSRDRTQAVIAAYEGGFMKKS, encoded by the coding sequence GTGACCCCGGCGGGAGCGGCGCCCCGGCCGCCGCTGCGCATCGTGCTCTGCGACGACGAGCGGATGGTCCGCACCGCCCTGCGCGTCATCCTCGACGCCGAGCCCGACCTGGAGGTCGTGGGCGAGGCGGCGACCGGGGCCGAGGCCGTGCCGCTGGTCCGCTCACTGGCCCCCGACGTGGTGCTGATGGACGTCCGGATGCCCGAGATCGACGGCATCCGGGCCACCGAGCAGATCCTCGCCACCATGGCCGAGCCGCCCCGCATCGTGGTCGTCACCACCTTCGAGAACGACGACTACGTCTACGACGCGCTGCGGGCGGGAGCCTCGGGTTTCCTCCTCAAGCGGGCCGAACCCGACGAGCTGACCGGCGCGGTCCGGCTCGTCGCCCGCGGGGACTCGCTGCTCTTCCCGGCCGCCGTCCGCTCCCTGGCCTCGGCCCGCGCGGAAGCCGCCCGGCCCGCCGCCGCGCCCTGGGTGGCCCGGCTCACGGACCGCGAGGCCGAGGTGCTGCGCCTGATGGCCGCCGGACTGTCCAACCAGGAGATGAGCGGGAGCCTGGGAGTGGGAGCGCAGACGGTCAAGACGCACGTCGCCTCCGTGCTCGCCAAGACCGGCTCCCGGGACCGCACCCAGGCCGTCATCGCCGCGTACGAGGGGGGCTTCATGAAGAAAAGCTGA
- a CDS encoding penicillin-binding protein 2, translating into MNKTIRRASVFCLLLVLALLVRVTWVQAYQGQALADDKHNRRNLIGQYENPLGNIIVGGEAVTGSTKTGGKDFGYKRTYTDGPLYAPITGYSSQAFGTSMLEGVYKNVLNGSDSRLKTVMDMLTNKRADPGDVLTTIDRDVQKAGYDALQGKQGAAVAIDPATGQILAVVNNPSFDPGRIAGANDDKAWQELSADKGKAMENVALRKPQAPGSTFKLVTLAAAIENGLVTSVDQQTGIPAPYTIPGTTTKLPSEAGDEACNNVSARTALKLSCNNVFAELAYKLGQDKMRAMAEKLGFNTQIDTPVRTNPPSKYPSKKMSIDQVAQTGIGQFDVQATPLQMAMVTAAIENGGKLVAPHMVSEVTDANGNVLESFKNPKSQQVMSEKTASMLQDAMRTVATEGGGKPAQVAGAEVGGKTGTAQRGVNNSLAPLAWFTSYGKVNGKQIAVAVVIENSDTDRSEIGGGKLAAPIAQKMMAAWLKK; encoded by the coding sequence ATGAACAAGACGATCAGGCGTGCGTCGGTCTTCTGTCTGCTTCTGGTGCTGGCCCTGCTGGTCCGTGTCACCTGGGTGCAGGCATACCAAGGCCAGGCCCTCGCAGACGACAAGCACAACCGGCGGAATCTCATCGGGCAGTACGAGAACCCGCTGGGCAACATCATCGTGGGCGGGGAGGCGGTCACCGGTTCGACGAAGACGGGCGGCAAGGACTTCGGGTACAAGCGGACGTACACCGACGGTCCGCTGTACGCGCCGATCACCGGCTACAGCTCCCAGGCCTTCGGCACGAGCATGCTGGAGGGCGTCTACAAGAACGTCCTCAACGGCTCGGACAGCCGGCTGAAGACCGTGATGGACATGCTCACGAACAAGCGGGCCGATCCGGGTGACGTACTGACCACCATCGACCGCGACGTGCAGAAGGCCGGTTACGACGCGCTCCAGGGCAAGCAGGGCGCCGCCGTGGCCATCGACCCCGCGACGGGCCAGATCCTCGCCGTGGTGAACAACCCCTCCTTCGACCCGGGGCGCATCGCCGGGGCCAATGACGACAAGGCCTGGCAGGAACTCTCGGCCGACAAGGGCAAGGCCATGGAGAACGTGGCGCTGCGCAAGCCGCAGGCGCCCGGCTCCACCTTCAAGCTGGTCACCCTCGCCGCCGCGATCGAGAACGGCCTCGTCACCAGCGTCGACCAGCAGACCGGAATCCCGGCCCCCTACACGATTCCCGGCACCACCACCAAGCTGCCCAGCGAGGCCGGGGACGAGGCCTGCAACAACGTTTCAGCGCGCACGGCCCTCAAGCTGTCCTGCAACAACGTCTTCGCGGAGCTCGCGTACAAGCTCGGCCAGGACAAGATGCGCGCGATGGCCGAGAAGCTCGGGTTCAACACGCAGATCGACACCCCGGTCCGCACCAACCCGCCGAGCAAGTACCCGTCGAAGAAGATGTCGATCGACCAGGTCGCGCAGACGGGCATCGGCCAGTTCGACGTGCAGGCCACCCCGCTCCAGATGGCGATGGTGACGGCCGCGATCGAGAACGGCGGCAAGCTCGTCGCCCCGCACATGGTCTCCGAGGTCACCGACGCCAACGGCAATGTGCTGGAGAGCTTCAAGAACCCCAAGTCCCAGCAGGTCATGAGCGAGAAGACCGCCTCGATGCTCCAGGACGCCATGAGGACGGTCGCCACCGAGGGCGGCGGCAAGCCGGCCCAGGTGGCGGGCGCCGAGGTGGGCGGCAAGACCGGCACCGCCCAGCGCGGTGTCAACAACAGCCTCGCGCCGCTGGCCTGGTTCACCTCGTACGGGAAGGTGAACGGCAAGCAGATCGCCGTGGCCGTGGTGATCGAGAACTCGGACACCGACCGCTCCGAGATCGGCGGCGGCAAGCTGGCGGCCCCGATCGCCCAGAAGATGATGGCGGCGTGGCTGAAGAAGTAG
- a CDS encoding GNAT family N-acetyltransferase, whose protein sequence is MIRAAHAADLDAIAALHTRARATYYQGHIPEQAYAGDAEIRRTREGWSRAVARTTADGGGVLCAERDGALTGVAAFRTEDGQTTLTQLHVDPDHWRRGTGAALHAACLDAWRRAGIRRVRLEVYEKNLRAQAFYAAHGWRPDPAAPGTGSHRVLWLTVPEPSGQ, encoded by the coding sequence ATGATCAGAGCTGCGCACGCCGCCGACCTCGACGCCATCGCCGCACTGCACACCCGGGCCCGTGCCACCTACTACCAGGGCCACATCCCCGAGCAGGCCTACGCGGGTGACGCCGAGATCCGGCGGACCCGCGAGGGCTGGTCCCGCGCCGTCGCCCGCACCACCGCCGACGGCGGCGGGGTGCTCTGCGCCGAGCGGGACGGCGCCCTCACCGGGGTCGCCGCCTTCCGCACGGAGGACGGCCAGACCACGCTCACCCAGCTCCACGTGGACCCGGACCACTGGCGCCGTGGCACCGGGGCCGCCCTGCACGCGGCCTGCCTGGACGCCTGGCGCCGCGCCGGGATACGCCGGGTCCGCCTCGAGGTCTACGAGAAGAACCTCCGCGCCCAGGCCTTCTACGCGGCCCACGGCTGGCGCCCGGACCCCGCCGCACCCGGCACCGGCTCCCACCGCGTCCTCTGGCTCACGGTCCCGGAGCCGTCCGGGCAATGA
- a CDS encoding antitoxin produces MSMLDKLKGLIKGHPDQASQGVEKAGDAFDAKTGNKYQSQVDTAQQKLNEQIGNEPPTPGESRPPQS; encoded by the coding sequence ATGTCCATGCTCGACAAGCTCAAAGGTCTGATCAAGGGACACCCTGACCAAGCCAGCCAAGGAGTCGAGAAGGCCGGAGACGCCTTCGACGCGAAGACCGGTAACAAGTACCAAAGCCAGGTCGACACGGCACAGCAGAAGCTCAACGAGCAGATCGGCAACGAGCCCCCCACCCCCGGGGAGAGCCGGCCGCCGCAGAGCTGA
- a CDS encoding DsbA family oxidoreductase — translation MRVEIWSDIACPWCYIGKARFTKGLAEFAHRDEVEVVFRSFELDPNGPRTSPVPVVEMLAKKYGRTLEEARGMEEHVAGSARAEGLVYRTDGRDHGNTFDIHRLLHLAAARGRQEELLDLAYRANFGEERSVFDPEVLVALAVEAGLDEAEARAVLADGSAYAAEVRADEREAAELGANAVPFFVLDRRYGISGGQPAEVFTRALEQAWAGREVAEPAAGAEACEPDGACAVPRS, via the coding sequence ATGCGCGTCGAGATCTGGAGCGACATCGCCTGCCCGTGGTGCTACATCGGCAAGGCCCGTTTCACCAAGGGACTGGCCGAGTTCGCGCACCGCGACGAGGTGGAGGTCGTCTTCCGGTCCTTCGAGCTCGACCCGAACGGCCCCAGGACCTCCCCGGTGCCCGTGGTGGAGATGCTCGCCAAGAAGTACGGCCGCACCCTGGAGGAGGCGCGCGGCATGGAGGAGCACGTCGCGGGCAGCGCCCGCGCCGAGGGGCTGGTCTACCGCACCGACGGGCGTGACCACGGGAACACCTTCGACATCCACCGCCTGCTGCACCTGGCCGCCGCGCGCGGCCGCCAGGAGGAGCTGCTCGACCTGGCCTACCGGGCCAACTTCGGCGAGGAGCGGTCCGTCTTCGACCCCGAGGTGCTGGTCGCCCTCGCCGTGGAGGCCGGGCTCGACGAGGCCGAGGCCCGCGCCGTGCTCGCCGACGGGTCCGCGTACGCCGCCGAGGTCCGGGCCGACGAGCGGGAGGCGGCCGAGCTGGGCGCCAACGCCGTGCCGTTCTTCGTCCTCGACCGCCGCTACGGGATCTCCGGCGGCCAGCCCGCCGAGGTGTTCACCCGGGCCCTGGAGCAGGCGTGGGCCGGGCGCGAGGTCGCGGAGCCGGCGGCCGGGGCCGAGGCCTGCGAGCCCGACGGGGCGTGCGCGGTCCCGCGTTCCTGA
- a CDS encoding aminotransferase class V-fold PLP-dependent enzyme yields the protein MDLSLPEAARAEFAHSTTYLNTATCGILPRSAVAAVRELAEAAGAGLPAGFGDFDRVNRVRAAFARLVGVDEQRVAVGSAVSTHVGLVAASLPPGAEVLCPEGEFASVINPFVVRGDLKVRFAPLEAIAENVGPGTALVALSVVQSADGRTADLAAVRAATTAHGARMLVDATQAAGWLPFDASPYEYTVTAGYKWLLATRGVSYLTVSEEAQDTLTPLHAGWVAAESMWDATYGPMPQLAHGARRFDESPAFLAYHAAEPSLALLERIGIEAVHAHDTALAARYRAGLARLGHEPVPGDAPIVAVPGLADRQPALLAAGIATAARAGALRASFHLYTTEADVDRLLDALSG from the coding sequence ATGGATCTTTCGCTCCCCGAAGCGGCCCGTGCCGAGTTCGCACATTCCACCACCTACCTCAACACCGCCACGTGCGGGATCCTCCCGCGTTCCGCCGTCGCGGCCGTACGGGAACTGGCCGAGGCGGCCGGGGCCGGACTCCCCGCCGGATTCGGCGACTTCGACCGGGTGAACCGGGTCCGGGCCGCCTTCGCCCGGCTGGTCGGGGTGGACGAGCAGCGGGTCGCCGTCGGCTCGGCCGTGTCCACCCATGTTGGCCTCGTCGCGGCGTCCCTCCCCCCGGGCGCCGAAGTCCTGTGCCCCGAAGGGGAGTTCGCCTCGGTCATCAACCCCTTTGTGGTCCGGGGCGACCTCAAGGTCCGCTTCGCGCCGCTGGAGGCCATCGCCGAGAACGTCGGCCCGGGCACCGCCCTGGTCGCGCTGAGCGTCGTACAGTCCGCGGACGGACGTACGGCGGACCTCGCCGCGGTGCGCGCCGCGACGACCGCGCACGGGGCCCGGATGCTGGTGGACGCGACGCAGGCGGCGGGCTGGCTGCCCTTCGACGCCTCGCCCTACGAGTACACGGTCACCGCCGGGTACAAGTGGCTGCTCGCCACCCGCGGGGTCTCCTACCTGACCGTCTCCGAGGAGGCCCAGGACACCCTCACCCCGCTGCACGCCGGCTGGGTGGCGGCCGAGTCGATGTGGGACGCCACCTACGGCCCGATGCCGCAACTGGCCCACGGGGCAAGGCGGTTCGACGAGTCCCCGGCCTTCCTCGCCTACCACGCGGCCGAACCCTCCCTGGCCCTGCTGGAGCGGATCGGCATCGAGGCCGTGCACGCGCACGACACCGCCCTCGCCGCCCGCTACCGGGCCGGACTCGCCCGCCTGGGCCACGAGCCCGTGCCGGGCGACGCGCCCATCGTCGCGGTCCCGGGGCTCGCCGACCGGCAGCCCGCCCTGCTGGCCGCCGGGATCGCCACCGCCGCCCGCGCGGGCGCCCTGCGGGCCTCGTTCCACCTCTACACCACCGAGGCGGACGTCGACCGCCTCCTGGACGCCCTGTCGGGCTGA
- a CDS encoding alanine--glyoxylate aminotransferase family protein, with protein sequence MTHPLLDLPPLTAERFASIEQGVADLLSTQQDVVITQGEALLPLEGCIRSGARPGSTALNVVTGPYGTTFGNWLRDCGATVVDLEVPFDTAVTAGQVARAMADHPRIDFVSLVHAEAATGNTNPVAEIGEAVREHGALFMLDAVASVGAEPLLPDAWGVDLCVIGAQKAMGGPAGVSAVSVSDRAWARFAENPAAPRRSYLSLLDWKERWIDGGRKTLLHAPAQLEMLALEACLDRIAAEGLPAVMARHAAAAAATRAGAQALGVTPYVGRVPEAAPVATTLRVAEASLVAAKALAADPALPLAAGGGALAQEMIRVNHYGPAASVAVVRDCLRALGAALSAPAGAVETALAAAESAWADTLF encoded by the coding sequence GTGACCCACCCCCTCCTGGACCTCCCGCCGCTGACCGCGGAGCGCTTCGCGTCGATCGAACAGGGGGTCGCGGACCTGCTGTCCACCCAGCAGGACGTGGTGATCACCCAGGGCGAGGCGCTGCTCCCCCTGGAGGGCTGCATCCGCTCGGGCGCGCGGCCCGGTTCGACGGCCCTGAACGTGGTCACCGGCCCCTACGGGACCACCTTCGGCAACTGGCTGCGCGACTGCGGGGCGACCGTGGTGGACCTGGAGGTGCCCTTCGACACGGCGGTGACGGCCGGTCAGGTGGCCCGGGCGATGGCCGACCACCCGCGGATCGACTTCGTCTCGCTCGTCCACGCGGAGGCGGCGACGGGCAACACCAACCCGGTCGCCGAGATCGGCGAGGCCGTACGGGAGCACGGTGCGCTGTTCATGCTGGACGCGGTGGCCTCGGTGGGCGCAGAGCCGCTGCTGCCGGACGCCTGGGGCGTGGACCTGTGCGTGATCGGCGCACAGAAGGCGATGGGCGGCCCCGCCGGCGTGTCGGCGGTGTCGGTGTCGGACCGTGCCTGGGCCCGGTTCGCCGAGAACCCGGCGGCGCCGCGCCGTTCGTACCTCTCCCTGCTGGACTGGAAGGAGCGCTGGATCGACGGCGGGCGCAAGACGCTGCTGCACGCTCCGGCGCAGCTGGAGATGCTCGCCCTGGAGGCCTGCCTCGACCGGATCGCGGCCGAGGGGCTGCCCGCGGTGATGGCCCGCCACGCGGCCGCGGCGGCGGCGACCCGCGCGGGCGCGCAGGCGCTGGGCGTGACCCCGTACGTGGGCCGGGTGCCGGAGGCCGCCCCGGTGGCCACCACCCTGCGCGTGGCCGAGGCCTCGCTGGTGGCGGCCAAGGCGCTGGCCGCCGACCCGGCCCTGCCCCTCGCGGCCGGGGGCGGGGCGCTGGCCCAGGAGATGATCCGGGTCAACCACTACGGCCCGGCGGCCTCCGTCGCGGTGGTCCGGGACTGCCTGAGGGCCCTGGGGGCCGCGCTGTCGGCGCCCGCGGGGGCGGTGGAGACCGCCCTGGCGGCGGCGGAGTCGGCCTGGGCGGACACCCTGTTCTGA
- a CDS encoding amidohydrolase family protein, with product MSDVSDGTGVSGVSDVLHVKGRVLVGPDEVRDELWVVGGRISYERPPTARDVTTVTGWALPGLVDAHCHVGLDSHGPVDAGTAERQALADRDAGTLLIRDAGSPSDTRWIDDREDLPKIIRAGRHIARTRRYIRNYAHEIEPADLVAYVGREARRGDGWVKLVGDWIDREVGDLTACWPRAEVEAAIAEAHRLGARVTAHCFSEDSLRDLVEAGIDCIEHATGLTEEAIPLFAERGVAIVPTLVNTATFPTLAASGEGKFPKWSAHMRRLHERRYDTVRAAHDAGIAVYVGTDAGGSLPHGLVAAEVAELVKAGIPPLDALSATAWAARAWLGRPGLTEGAPADLVVYGADPRADVRALAQPLRVVVNGAVRA from the coding sequence ATGAGCGATGTGAGCGACGGGACCGGCGTGAGCGGCGTGAGCGACGTGCTGCACGTGAAGGGGCGGGTGCTGGTCGGGCCCGACGAGGTCCGCGACGAACTCTGGGTGGTCGGCGGGCGGATCTCCTACGAGCGCCCGCCCACCGCCCGCGACGTCACCACGGTAACCGGCTGGGCGCTGCCCGGCCTGGTCGACGCGCACTGCCACGTGGGCCTGGACTCCCACGGCCCGGTCGACGCCGGGACCGCCGAGCGGCAGGCCCTCGCCGACCGCGACGCGGGCACCCTCCTCATCCGCGACGCGGGATCCCCCTCCGACACCCGGTGGATCGACGACCGCGAGGACCTCCCGAAGATCATCCGGGCCGGCCGGCACATCGCCCGCACCCGGCGCTACATCCGCAACTACGCGCACGAGATCGAGCCCGCCGACCTCGTCGCGTACGTCGGCCGCGAGGCCCGGCGCGGCGACGGCTGGGTGAAGCTGGTGGGGGACTGGATCGACCGCGAGGTGGGCGACCTGACGGCCTGCTGGCCGCGCGCCGAGGTCGAGGCTGCCATCGCCGAGGCCCACCGGCTGGGCGCCAGGGTCACCGCGCACTGCTTCTCCGAGGACTCGCTGCGCGACCTGGTCGAGGCGGGCATCGACTGCATCGAGCACGCCACCGGGCTCACCGAGGAGGCCATCCCGCTGTTCGCGGAGCGCGGGGTCGCCATCGTTCCGACGCTGGTGAACACCGCGACCTTCCCCACGCTGGCGGCGTCCGGCGAGGGGAAGTTCCCGAAGTGGTCGGCGCACATGCGAAGGCTCCACGAGCGGCGCTACGACACCGTCCGGGCGGCCCACGACGCGGGCATCGCGGTGTACGTCGGCACCGACGCGGGCGGCTCCCTGCCGCACGGCCTGGTCGCGGCGGAGGTCGCGGAGCTGGTGAAGGCCGGGATCCCGCCGCTGGACGCCCTGTCGGCGACGGCCTGGGCGGCCCGCGCCTGGCTGGGCCGGCCCGGGCTGACCGAGGGGGCACCGGCGGACCTCGTGGTCTACGGGGCCGATCCGCGGGCCGACGTACGGGCGCTCGCGCAGCCGCTCCGGGTCGTCGTGAACGGCGCCGTCCGGGCCTGA
- a CDS encoding SCO1860 family LAETG-anchored protein, with amino-acid sequence MNSNTFRMPAAVLLATGALALLTAPPALATGGAGAGSEGKAGAVVLRAGLDVGLLNKTVHVPLKTTLNEVSAPATAEKTALTVTLDGVEGGAPVRVLKADVATSKATADKNRAEAEATLAKARVHVPGLPSLSLIEVEKVTSKAVCEAGKKPVASSNVLGTVTALGKKVTLSAGGPTKVEVPGVGLVSLELSGTETTSTTAAAAALRLKVSVNPLNLNVAQVDGEVVLAEAHCESPKGPAPTPSATPDAKPDIKPQTGTGTGSGTGAGITTDANLAETGGGSLTPYVAGGALVLLGIGASALVVTRRNRAS; translated from the coding sequence TTGAACAGCAACACCTTCCGCATGCCCGCGGCCGTCCTGCTCGCCACGGGGGCGTTAGCCCTGCTCACCGCTCCGCCCGCCCTCGCCACGGGCGGCGCCGGCGCCGGGAGCGAGGGCAAGGCGGGCGCCGTCGTCCTGCGCGCCGGACTGGACGTGGGCCTGCTCAACAAGACCGTGCACGTCCCGCTGAAGACCACGCTCAACGAGGTCAGTGCCCCGGCGACGGCCGAGAAGACGGCGCTGACCGTGACCCTGGACGGGGTCGAGGGAGGCGCGCCGGTCCGCGTCCTGAAGGCCGACGTGGCCACCTCCAAGGCGACCGCGGACAAGAACCGGGCCGAGGCGGAAGCCACCCTCGCCAAGGCCAGGGTGCACGTTCCGGGTCTGCCGTCCCTCTCCCTCATCGAGGTGGAGAAGGTCACCTCCAAGGCCGTCTGCGAGGCCGGCAAGAAGCCCGTGGCCAGCTCGAACGTCCTCGGGACGGTGACCGCGCTGGGCAAGAAGGTCACCCTGTCGGCGGGCGGCCCCACCAAGGTCGAGGTCCCGGGCGTCGGCCTGGTCAGCCTGGAGCTGTCCGGTACGGAGACCACCTCCACCACCGCCGCCGCGGCCGCGCTGCGCCTGAAGGTGTCGGTGAACCCGCTGAACCTGAACGTGGCGCAGGTCGACGGCGAGGTCGTGCTCGCCGAGGCGCACTGCGAGTCCCCGAAGGGCCCCGCCCCCACCCCCTCCGCCACGCCGGACGCCAAGCCCGACATCAAGCCCCAGACGGGCACCGGGACGGGAAGCGGAACCGGGGCGGGTATCACCACCGACGCCAACCTGGCCGAGACCGGCGGCGGTTCGCTGACCCCGTACGTCGCGGGCGGGGCGCTGGTCCTGCTGGGGATCGGCGCGAGCGCCCTCGTCGTGACCCGCCGGAACAGGGCCTCGTAG
- a CDS encoding CapA family protein, with amino-acid sequence MKASARIGAAVAGLALVGGGIYAVPKLLDRGSPATEQRLGAKPGAGSAEPGATAPARQPFTLVATGDIIPYPSIVQRSAQDAEKAGEYDFRKILAGVKPLVSAADLAICHHEIPYGRPGGPYTGYPTFKAPHQLADALKDAGYDSCSTASNHTLDDGYEGLARTLEHLDRVGIPHVGSARSAEEAKAPALLAAGGAKVAQLSYTYGTNGIPLPQDKPWAVNLIDQDRIIADARAARAAGAQVVVLSVHWGTEWQTAPDQQQRDLAQALTASRSADGLADIDLIIGTHNHVPQPYEKINGTWVVFGMGDQVASFVPADKLRGNQSSVPRFTFAPAAAHPGRWEVVKAEYLTQYSDMGPPFRVVCASCSASDTTLPEAKRAEYARIDKQVTEAVMSRGAGGQGLTRAER; translated from the coding sequence ATGAAGGCATCCGCGCGCATAGGCGCCGCCGTGGCGGGGCTGGCCCTCGTGGGCGGCGGGATCTACGCCGTCCCGAAGCTGCTCGACCGCGGCTCCCCGGCCACGGAGCAGCGGCTCGGGGCAAAGCCCGGGGCCGGATCCGCGGAGCCGGGCGCGACCGCCCCCGCCCGGCAGCCGTTCACCCTGGTGGCGACCGGCGACATCATCCCGTACCCGTCGATCGTCCAGCGGTCCGCGCAGGACGCGGAGAAGGCCGGGGAGTACGACTTCCGAAAGATACTCGCGGGGGTCAAACCCCTGGTGTCCGCCGCCGACCTGGCGATATGCCACCACGAGATACCGTACGGGCGGCCCGGCGGCCCCTACACCGGCTACCCCACCTTCAAGGCCCCGCACCAGCTGGCCGACGCCCTCAAGGACGCCGGGTACGACAGCTGCTCCACCGCCTCGAACCACACCCTGGACGACGGCTACGAGGGCCTCGCCCGCACCCTGGAACACCTCGACCGGGTCGGCATCCCGCACGTCGGGTCCGCCCGCAGCGCGGAGGAGGCCAAGGCCCCCGCCCTGCTCGCGGCCGGCGGCGCCAAGGTCGCCCAGCTGTCGTACACCTACGGCACGAACGGCATCCCGCTCCCCCAGGACAAGCCGTGGGCGGTCAACCTCATCGACCAGGACCGGATCATCGCCGACGCCCGCGCCGCCCGGGCCGCGGGCGCGCAGGTGGTGGTGCTCAGCGTCCACTGGGGGACCGAGTGGCAGACAGCACCCGACCAGCAACAGCGTGACCTGGCACAGGCGCTGACCGCTTCGCGGTCGGCCGACGGGCTCGCCGACATCGACCTGATCATCGGCACGCACAACCACGTGCCGCAGCCCTACGAGAAGATCAACGGCACCTGGGTGGTCTTCGGCATGGGCGACCAGGTCGCGAGCTTCGTACCGGCCGACAAACTGCGCGGCAACCAGTCCTCGGTCCCCCGCTTCACCTTCGCCCCGGCGGCGGCGCATCCGGGCCGCTGGGAGGTGGTGAAGGCCGAATACCTCACGCAGTACTCGGACATGGGCCCGCCCTTCCGCGTCGTCTGCGCCTCCTGCTCGGCCTCCGACACCACGCTCCCGGAGGCCAAGCGCGCCGAGTACGCCCGGATCGACAAGCAGGTCACCGAGGCCGTGATGTCACGCGGCGCGGGCGGACAGGGGCTGACGCGCGCGGAGCGCTGA